In Musa acuminata AAA Group cultivar baxijiao chromosome BXJ3-9, Cavendish_Baxijiao_AAA, whole genome shotgun sequence, a single genomic region encodes these proteins:
- the LOC108951216 gene encoding putative disease resistance protein At3g14460 encodes MAASILSSIAATASRLTARLRSSSLASSSSPSSPRLTVHEDLKHLQRTLLRIQSVLTDAEVREIREESVKLWLRELKALAYDADDVLDEYNYELLRPQIEVKVGASTTGKRKRDEGSDSTAVLAGLADRIKRIRERFDEIAREREALHLKEEDGERRQATVSKPLPTSSLVDDSSVYGRQVDRKKLVNLLLSERGGDKVSVLAIVGMGGIGKTTLAQYVYNHHKVCTHFDIRVWIYVSVDFDVISITRTIIKFITGSSCDDSELDLLHSTLTKLLNKKRFLLVLDDVWNELPSPWESLSFPMAYASSTKIMITTQNESVARVMQTMPPYYLGALDDYSCQLLFDRYAFKDKAPGLPNTRMTLEGIGRQTGLSNARTTLERIGRQTSLLNTRTTLEGIGRQTRLPNTRMTLEGIGRQTGLPNTRTTLEGIGRQIVRKCNGLPLAAKTLGSLLSFEDDEEKWQDILESELWGLFDEGRNEIFAALRLSYYRMPTHLKQCFVYFSLFPKGYLFEKDHIVKLWMAQGYIQPRRRSRLEDVGGSYFDELLQRQFFQISKLSDAKDENYVMHDVIHDLAKSIAGEDYIITEDHKLSDISEDVLHATLIPNSNDKKVHNIRTERHTTVQFQFLNEPKRLRTFVVHKSKQWFPSKRNMLEQTQNIICIEMPNDVFQSLRLFRTLDLSFTMIEKLPDSIGNLIHLRYIGLRSTNLRHLPQSLCQLYNLQTLDLKHCEFLSDLPRGIGNLINLRHLILPILEDLHVCIPPGLRKLTNLQTLPIFYIKPDRFHCGVEELKELVNLSSLHIVGPYKMDEEWGPWLKNMKNLQNVRLRWFSYDCGPCGYSDGTNLENGDKMLHSEIGLKQDDSWHRIGAEKHEAACFVENQRRMSLMELVVEGYNGPRLPRWLGDPSFSKLATIRLELCNDKCILLPSLGQLVSLKHLSIGGMQRLQRVDREFWGGGMMVGKGFQALETLEFTEMPEWEEWCGEDGEFPHLRELTIGVCPKLFMFDCLLFPSLVELKIYNCGELTSIPICPSLSSLLLWGKCNLEIWFPSLNLPKLHHLVVSSSQGLRTLHVRQNVPALRTLCVDNCPKLLEATGLHHLSSLVSLQISNCPQFYIKEKLPSHVQVLLYPSEQMQRRSISVSRLLGMKLFKQEIIGMHRNMVLLL; translated from the exons ATGGCTGCTTCAATTCTGTCTTCCATTGCAGCGACGGCGAGCAGGCTCACAGCTCGGCTTCGAAGCTCCTCGCTTGCTTCCTCGTCCTCACCATCAAGCCCACGCCTCACTGTCCATGAAGATCTCAAGCATCTACAGAGGACGCTGCTTAGGATCCAGTCCGTGCTCACCGATGCGGAGGTGAGGGAGATCCGGGAGGAGTCGGTGAAGCTCTGGCTGCGCGAACTCAAAGCGCTTGCTTATGATGCCGACGACGTGCTCGACGAGTACAACTACGAGCTGCTGCGGCCCCAAATCGAAGTCAAAGTTGGTGCATCAACCACCGGGAAGAGAAAGCGAGATGAGGGGAGCGATTCGACGGCTGTCCTAGCTGGACTAGCGGACAGGATCAAGCGGATCAGGGAGAGATTCGATGAGATAGCAAGGGAGCGGGAGGCCCTCCACCTGAAGGAAGAAGACGGAGAGAGAAGGCAGGCCACGGTGAGTAAGCCTCTCCCTACGAGCTCCCTTGTGGATGATTCGAGTGTTTATGGCAGGCAGGTGGACAGGAAGAAGTTAGTCAATTTACTGCTATCGGAACGTGGTGGAGACAAGGTTTCAGTGCTTGCCATCGTCGGCATGGGAGGCATTGGTAAAACGACACTTGCCcaatatgtttataaccatcataaggTCTGTACCCATTTTGACATCAGGGTATGGATCTATGTCTCGGTTGATTTTGATGTGATAAGCATCACAAGAACCATAATCAAATTCATTACTGGGAGTTCTTGTGATGACAGTGAACTTGATCTTCTTCATTCGACTCTGACGAAGCTATTAAACAAAAAAAGATTCCTGCTTGTGCTAGATGATGTGTGGAATGAGCTGCCAAGTCCATGGGAATCCTTAAGCTTCCCCATGGCTTATGCATCGAGTACTAAAATCATGATCACGACACAGAACGAATCGGTTGCTCGGGTGATGCAGACAATGCCACCATATTACTTGGGTGCTTTGGATGATTACTCTTGTCAGTTGTTGTTTGATAGATATGCATTTAAGGACAAGGCACCGGGATTGCCCAACACTCGGATGACACTGGAAGGAATCGGTCGTCAAACGGGATTGTCCAACGCTCGGACGACACTGGAAAGAATCGGTCGTCAAACGAGTTTGCTCAACACTCGGACGACACTGGAAGGAATCGGTCGTCAAACGAGATTGCCCAACACTCGGATGACACTGGAAGGAATCGGTCGTCAAACGGGATTGCCCAACACTCGGACGACACTGGAAGGAATTGGTCGTCAAATTGTCCGAAAGTGCAATGGCTTACCTTTGGCTGCTAAAACACTTGGAAGTCTTTTAAGCTTCGAAGATGATGAGGAGAAGTGGCAGGATATTCTAGAAAGTGAATTGTGGGGATTATTTGATGAAGGGAGAAATGAGATCTTCGCCGCTCTGAGATTGAGCTATTATCGTATGCCGACACACTTGAAGCAGTGTTTTGTGTACTTTTCCTTGTTCCCGAAAGGCTATCTATTTGAGAAAGATCACATAGTGAAGCTGTGGATGGCACAGGGTTATATTCAACCCAGAAGGAGAAGCCGACTGGAAGATGTGGGTGGTTCATACTTTGATGAGCTGCTACAAAGACAgttttttcaaatttcaaaacTCAGTGATGCTAAAGATGAAAATTATGTGATGCACGATGTCATTCATGATCTAGCAAAATCTATTGCAGGGGAGGATTATATAATCACTGAGGACCATAAATTATCTGATATTTCTGAAGACGTGCTTCATGCAACTCTTATACCCAACAGCAATGATAAAAAAGTGCACAACATCAGAACAGAGAGACACACGACGGTGCAGTTTCAGTTCTTGAATGAGCCCAAACGTTTGCGTACCTTTGTGGTGCATAAGTCCAAACAGTGGTTTCCATCAAAAAGAAATATGTTGGAACAAACTCAAAATATTATATGTATTGAGATGCCAAATGATGTTTTCCAAAGTTTAAGGCTCTTCCGCACACTGGACTTGAGTTTTACTATGATTGAAAAATTACCAGACTCAATTGGCAATTTGATACACCTTCGCTACATTGGTCTTCGGAGTACGAATCTTCGACATTTGCCTCAGTCATTGTGTCAGTTATATAATCTGCAAACATTGGATTTGAAGCACTGCGAGTTTCTTTCGGATCTTCCTAGAGGCATCGGGAACCTCATTAATCTAAGGCATCTCATTCTGCCAATATTGGAAGATCTACATGTCTGCATTCCACCTGGACTCAGAAAGCTGACCAATCTCCAGACATTGCCAATTTTCTATATAAAGCCAGATAGATTTCACTGTGGTGTAGAGGAGCTAAAGGAATTGGTAAACCTCAGCTCTCTTCACATAGTAGGTCCTTACAAGATGGACGAGGAATGGGGTCCTTGGTTGAAGAATATGAAAAACCTGCAGAACGTGAGGCTTCGCTGGTTTTCGTACGACTGTGGACCGTGTGGCTATAGTGACGGTACCAATCTGGAGAATGGTGACAAGATGCTACACAGTGAAATTGGACTGAAACAGGATGATTCTTGGCATAGGATAGGTGCTGAAAAGCACGAGGCTGCATGTTTCGTAGAGAATCAGCGACGGATGAGTTTGATGGAATTGGTTGTCGAGGGCTATAATGGACCGAGACTTCCGAGATGGTTGGGTGATCCGAGTTTTTCCAAGCTTGCTACCATAAGACTAGAGCTCTGCAATGATAAGTGTATCCTTCTCCCTTCGCTTGGCCAGCTTGTGTCACTGAAGCATCTATCCATAGGAGGAATGCAGAGGTTGCAGCGTGTTGACCGTGAATTCTGGGGTGGTGGTATGATGGTTGGCAAGGGATTCCAAGCGCTAGAGACACTTGAATTCACAGAGATGCCAGAGTGGGAGGAGTGGTGTGGGGAGGATGGTGAATTCCCTCATCTCCGCGAGCTCACAATTGGTGTCTGTCCAAAGCTGTTCATGTTTGACTGCCTCCTTTTTCCTTCACTCGTCGAGCTGAAGATATACAACTGCGGAGAGTTGACTTCAATTCCCATATGTCCCTCACTAAGTAGTCTCCTGTTGTGGGGGAAATGTAACTTGGAGATTTGGTTTCCATCTCTAAACCTTCCCAAGCTCCATCACTTGGTAGTTTCAAGCTCTCAGGGACTGAGAACTCTTCATGTGCGTCAGAATGTACCTGCACTCAGAACGCTGTGCGTCGACAACTGTCCAAAACTTTTAGAAGCCACTGGACTGCATCATCTTTCTTCCCTTGTAAGCTTACAGATATCCAATTGCCCTCAGTTTTATATCAAAGAGAAACTTCCATCCCATGTTCAAGTATTGTTATATCCATCTGAGCAAATGCAGAGAAGAAGCATATCAGTCTCCAG GCTGCTGGGAATGAAGCTTTTCAAGCAGGAAATTATAGGGATGCACCGGAACATGGTTCTGCTGCTTTAG